One part of the Anaerolineales bacterium genome encodes these proteins:
- the nuoH gene encoding NADH-quinone oxidoreductase subunit NuoH, whose amino-acid sequence MDWVLVLEWVIKSILLVFILLTGFAYTTFYERKLAAAIQLRIGPNRAGPGGWLQPAADGVKLIFKEEFTPAEAYKFVFVLAPIITVVPALVIMAVVPWGDVVNLFGRMVPLYLADINVAVLYILSVASVSVYGIVLAGWASNNKYAMLGGLRSSAQMLSYELSLGLAFIGPILIAGSMSLMDIIEAQRNVWFIVYQPLGAIIFYIAMLAEVNRAPFDMPEAEQELTAGYHTEYSGMKFSLFFMGEYIKMAAVSGIFASLFLGGFRGPFVDDLPGLGPLYFFLKIVASLGVMIWIRATMPRLRYDRLMAFGWKVLLPLALLNVFVTAVVIVALGL is encoded by the coding sequence ATTGATTGGGTTCTCGTACTGGAATGGGTGATCAAGAGCATTCTGCTCGTCTTTATCTTGCTGACGGGTTTTGCCTACACTACGTTTTATGAGCGCAAGCTGGCCGCGGCAATTCAACTGCGTATCGGCCCCAACCGCGCCGGCCCGGGCGGCTGGCTGCAGCCGGCCGCCGACGGCGTGAAACTGATCTTCAAGGAAGAGTTCACGCCGGCTGAGGCGTATAAGTTCGTTTTTGTGCTGGCGCCCATCATCACGGTCGTGCCGGCGTTGGTGATCATGGCAGTGGTGCCGTGGGGCGATGTGGTCAACCTGTTTGGCCGCATGGTGCCGCTGTATCTCGCTGACATCAATGTGGCTGTGCTGTACATCCTGTCGGTGGCATCTGTATCGGTATACGGCATTGTGTTGGCGGGATGGGCTTCCAATAACAAATACGCCATGTTGGGCGGCCTGCGCTCCTCTGCGCAAATGCTGAGCTATGAACTGTCACTGGGTCTGGCCTTCATTGGCCCGATCCTGATCGCCGGTTCGATGAGCCTGATGGATATCATTGAAGCTCAGCGCAATGTGTGGTTCATTGTGTACCAGCCGCTGGGCGCGATCATCTTTTATATTGCGATGCTGGCCGAAGTCAACCGTGCGCCGTTTGATATGCCCGAAGCGGAGCAGGAACTGACGGCGGGCTATCACACCGAATACTCCGGCATGAAGTTCTCGCTGTTCTTCATGGGCGAATACATCAAGATGGCCGCAGTCAGCGGTATTTTTGCCAGCCTGTTCCTTGGCGGCTTCCGCGGCCCGTTTGTGGATGACCTGCCGGGCTTGGGGCCGCTGTACTTCTTTCTGAAGATCGTGGCGAGCCTGGGCGTAATGATCTGGATACGCGCCACCATGCCTCGCTTGCGTTACGACCGCCTGATGGCCTTTGGCTGGAAGGTACTTTTGCCGCTGGCGCTGCTGAATGTTTTTGTGACTGCAGTAGTGATCGTGGCGTTGGGACTGTAA
- a CDS encoding AAA family ATPase translates to MLPLRSVDLHKVASSQNYPFNLAFLHSWQPLEFDASVTFFVGENGSGKSTFLEALAVAAEMITVGSQPVASDQSLDAVRPLANALKLAWNKRVRRGFFLRSEDFLGWLRAEQHSKMDMQTQLLEIEQEYSERSDYAKTLARGPLSGQLAGMQRRYGNGLEARSHGESFLDLFQARFRPEGLYLLDEPEVPLSPLRQLSFLSLLKNMVAQGAQFIIATHSPILMAFPGAVILNFDNAPLQRVRFDDLEHVRLTRDFLANPGAFLQHL, encoded by the coding sequence ATGCTGCCGCTCCGCAGCGTTGACCTGCACAAAGTTGCATCTTCACAAAATTACCCATTCAATCTGGCATTTTTGCACAGCTGGCAGCCATTGGAATTTGACGCCTCAGTCACCTTCTTCGTTGGCGAGAACGGCAGCGGGAAATCTACTTTCTTGGAGGCTTTGGCTGTAGCTGCTGAGATGATCACAGTCGGAAGCCAGCCAGTAGCTAGTGACCAAAGCCTGGATGCTGTGCGCCCGTTGGCTAATGCGCTGAAGCTGGCGTGGAACAAGCGCGTGCGCCGCGGCTTCTTTTTGCGGTCCGAAGACTTCCTTGGTTGGCTGCGAGCGGAGCAGCACAGCAAAATGGACATGCAGACGCAGTTGCTGGAGATCGAACAAGAGTACTCCGAGCGTTCAGATTACGCAAAAACATTGGCGCGCGGCCCTTTGAGCGGGCAGCTGGCCGGTATGCAACGCCGCTATGGCAACGGCCTTGAGGCGCGCTCGCACGGGGAGAGCTTCCTGGATCTGTTCCAGGCGCGCTTTCGCCCTGAAGGTTTGTATTTGTTGGATGAGCCTGAAGTGCCGCTCTCGCCACTACGCCAGTTGAGTTTTCTGTCATTGCTTAAGAATATGGTGGCACAAGGCGCCCAGTTCATAATCGCCACCCACTCGCCGATCCTGATGGCTTTTCCTGGTGCGGTGATCTTGAACTTTGACAATGCGCCGCTACAACGCGTGCGGTTTGATGATCTCGAACACGTCAGACTGACGCGCGATTTTCTTGCAAACCCTGGCGCTTTTCTGCAACACCTTTAA
- the ppa gene encoding inorganic diphosphatase: MNLEMIKPGPNSPDEVNVIIEVPTGGEPIKYEFDEAIGTLVVDRFLYTPMRYPGNYGFIPNTLSGDGDPCDVLVANTRALIPGSLIAVRPIGVLIMQDEAGHDEKILAVPSPRLTKRYEKVMEISDLPEITLQQIEHFFAHYKDLEENKWVKIVRWGDAAEARAMIQQAYKNYKTHAAK, from the coding sequence ATGAACCTGGAAATGATCAAGCCCGGCCCCAATTCGCCCGATGAAGTCAATGTCATCATCGAAGTGCCCACCGGCGGTGAACCCATCAAGTATGAGTTCGATGAAGCCATTGGCACTCTGGTAGTGGACCGCTTCTTGTATACGCCTATGCGCTATCCGGGCAACTATGGCTTCATTCCGAACACTCTTTCAGGCGATGGTGATCCCTGCGATGTGCTGGTAGCCAACACACGTGCACTCATTCCAGGCTCGCTGATCGCCGTACGCCCGATTGGCGTGCTTATCATGCAGGATGAGGCAGGGCACGATGAAAAGATCCTGGCCGTACCCTCGCCACGTCTTACCAAAAGATACGAAAAGGTGATGGAGATTAGTGATCTGCCTGAGATCACTCTGCAGCAAATTGAGCACTTCTTTGCCCACTATAAAGATCTTGAAGAAAACAAGTGGGTCAAGATCGTGCGCTGGGGCGACGCGGCAGAAGCCCGCGCCATGATCCAGCAGGCATACAAAAACTACAAGACCCACGCGGCCAAATAA
- a CDS encoding NADH-quinone oxidoreductase subunit J, producing the protein MNVELILFFVLAAVAIGAALGMLFSRNAVYSALFLILNFATVAVFFLLLGAPFIAMAQVTVYAGAIMVLFLFVIMLLGAEQIQQQARRGWQRPLAMLLTLVLLAESAYLIFTRSDVLTVLQPAASDYGNPQAIGMLLFSEYLLPFEVTSILLLAAMVGAIVLVKEDKKSGGQK; encoded by the coding sequence ATGAATGTTGAGCTGATTCTTTTCTTTGTTTTGGCAGCCGTGGCGATCGGCGCGGCGCTAGGCATGCTGTTCAGCCGCAATGCCGTCTATTCGGCGCTGTTCCTGATCCTGAACTTTGCCACAGTGGCAGTGTTCTTTCTGCTGCTGGGCGCGCCGTTCATTGCCATGGCCCAGGTGACGGTGTATGCCGGCGCCATCATGGTGCTATTCCTGTTCGTGATCATGTTGCTGGGCGCTGAGCAGATCCAGCAACAGGCGCGCCGCGGCTGGCAACGCCCGCTGGCGATGCTGTTGACGCTAGTCCTGCTGGCAGAGAGCGCTTACCTGATCTTCACCCGCAGCGATGTGCTGACCGTGCTGCAGCCGGCTGCCAGCGACTATGGCAACCCGCAGGCGATCGGCATGCTGCTATTCAGCGAATACCTACTACCGTTCGAAGTGACCTCCATTTTGCTGTTGGCTGCCATGGTGGGCGCCATTGTGCTGGTGAAGGAAGACAAGAAGTCAGGCGGTCAGAAGTGA
- a CDS encoding NADH-quinone oxidoreductase subunit M translates to MEFLLQPLNLLTFFPIVGVLVLLFLGKRDGLSRWIALGTSLVTFGISLWVLGLFNANNPGLQLNFDYDWIQAAGWTIKYAMGIDGLSILLVLLTTFLTPIAILSTWHAVEERVRDFMVFFLLLEVGMLGVFLAQDLFLFYIFWEFTLVPMYFLIGIWGGAQRMYAAIKFFLYTMAGSILMLLAILWLGINQGSFHLPTLLELGNIPAQEQFWLFLAFAAAFAIKVPMWPLHSWLPDAHVQAPTAGSVILAGVLLKLGTYGFLRFNLQLFPQAAVELAPAMATLAVIGIVYGAIVSYSQKDVKKLVAYSSISHLGFVMLGLFALNAQGIEGAILQMVNHGISTGALFLIVGFIYERRHTRELSEFGGLWSIMPVYAVLTLIVSLSSMGLPGLNGFVGEFTILLGAWGAGEAGGALGSIWFTVFAALGVILAAVYMLYMFQKMFLGPVTVKANEALKDLTWRELAIMIPLLVLIFWIGLYPKPFFALMHPAVEQLVTLLQAGIIQ, encoded by the coding sequence ATGGAATTTCTTTTACAACCCCTGAACTTACTGACGTTTTTCCCCATCGTGGGCGTCTTGGTGCTGCTGTTTTTGGGCAAGCGCGATGGCTTGAGCCGCTGGATTGCGTTGGGCACCTCGCTGGTGACCTTTGGTATCTCGCTGTGGGTGCTTGGCCTGTTCAATGCCAACAACCCCGGCCTTCAGCTGAACTTTGACTACGACTGGATCCAGGCGGCAGGCTGGACGATCAAGTATGCGATGGGCATTGATGGCCTGAGCATTTTGCTGGTGTTGCTGACCACTTTCCTCACGCCGATCGCGATCCTTTCCACCTGGCATGCGGTCGAAGAACGCGTGCGTGACTTCATGGTCTTCTTCCTTCTGCTGGAAGTGGGCATGCTGGGCGTGTTCCTTGCGCAGGACTTGTTCCTTTTCTATATCTTCTGGGAGTTCACCCTGGTGCCAATGTATTTCCTGATCGGCATCTGGGGCGGCGCCCAGCGCATGTACGCGGCCATCAAGTTCTTCTTATACACGATGGCTGGCTCGATCCTGATGCTGCTGGCGATCCTATGGCTGGGTATCAACCAGGGCAGCTTCCATCTGCCGACCTTGCTGGAGCTTGGCAATATCCCGGCGCAAGAGCAGTTCTGGTTGTTCCTTGCCTTTGCTGCGGCGTTCGCCATCAAAGTGCCGATGTGGCCGCTGCACTCGTGGCTGCCGGATGCGCACGTGCAGGCGCCCACGGCTGGCTCGGTCATTCTGGCTGGCGTGCTGTTGAAGCTGGGTACCTATGGCTTCCTGCGTTTCAACCTGCAACTGTTCCCGCAGGCGGCAGTGGAGCTGGCCCCGGCCATGGCTACATTGGCCGTGATCGGCATTGTGTACGGCGCGATCGTGTCGTATTCGCAAAAGGATGTAAAGAAGCTGGTGGCGTACTCCTCCATCAGTCACTTGGGTTTTGTGATGCTGGGCTTGTTTGCACTCAATGCCCAGGGTATTGAAGGCGCTATTTTGCAGATGGTGAACCACGGCATCAGCACCGGCGCCCTGTTCTTGATCGTAGGCTTTATTTATGAGCGGCGCCATACGCGTGAACTGAGCGAGTTTGGCGGATTGTGGAGCATCATGCCGGTGTACGCCGTGCTGACCCTGATCGTCTCGCTATCTTCGATGGGCTTGCCTGGCCTCAACGGCTTCGTGGGTGAGTTCACCATTTTGCTGGGCGCCTGGGGCGCCGGCGAAGCGGGTGGGGCGCTGGGCTCGATCTGGTTCACCGTGTTCGCCGCGCTGGGTGTCATCTTGGCCGCGGTCTACATGCTGTATATGTTCCAGAAAATGTTCCTGGGGCCGGTGACCGTCAAGGCCAATGAAGCGCTGAAGGATCTGACCTGGCGCGAACTGGCCATCATGATCCCGCTGTTGGTCCTCATCTTCTGGATCGGCTTGTATCCCAAACCCTTCTTTGCCCTTATGCACCCGGCTGTTGAACAGCTGGTTACGCTGCTGCAAGCTGGCATCATCCAGTAG
- a CDS encoding HAD family hydrolase — protein MVKIRALLFDFDGLILDTEWPDYESWQAVYLSHGQALPVETWGQIVGGNGASDFDPHNHLEQLCGMPLDREEVWINRRQKYLSNLAELEVLPGVIDYLDAAEDMGLQLAVASSSPENWVRGHLARLGLYERFDAIKTADDVKRTKPDPELYVAAMQALGVAPDEAIVFEDSPNGVLAAKAAGVFAVAVPNRITEQLKLEHADLRLTSLADMQLAELIAHVEASQAEA, from the coding sequence ATGGTCAAAATACGCGCCCTGCTATTCGACTTTGACGGCCTGATCCTTGATACGGAATGGCCGGATTACGAATCCTGGCAGGCCGTGTACCTGAGCCATGGGCAAGCGCTGCCTGTGGAGACCTGGGGGCAGATCGTAGGCGGCAACGGTGCCTCTGATTTTGACCCGCACAATCATTTAGAGCAGCTTTGTGGCATGCCGCTGGACCGGGAAGAGGTCTGGATCAACCGACGCCAAAAATATCTTAGCAACCTTGCCGAGCTGGAAGTGCTGCCGGGGGTGATCGATTATCTGGACGCGGCTGAGGATATGGGTCTGCAACTAGCGGTAGCCTCCAGCTCTCCAGAGAACTGGGTGCGCGGCCACCTGGCGCGGCTGGGTTTGTACGAGCGTTTTGACGCCATCAAGACTGCCGATGATGTGAAGCGCACCAAGCCTGACCCGGAATTGTATGTGGCTGCGATGCAGGCGTTGGGGGTTGCGCCGGATGAGGCGATTGTTTTTGAAGATTCCCCCAACGGCGTGCTGGCGGCCAAGGCGGCCGGGGTGTTTGCCGTGGCCGTGCCCAACCGCATTACAGAGCAACTCAAACTTGAGCATGCCGATCTGCGCCTCACGTCGCTCGCGGATATGCAATTGGCTGAGCTTATAGCCCACGTTGAAGCGAGCCAAGCCGAGGCCTGA
- the nuoK gene encoding NADH-quinone oxidoreductase subunit NuoK, translating into MIPISYYFALSAILFSLGALGVLIRRNAIIIFMSVELMLNAANLLFVAFARAHGALSGQVFVFFVIAVAAAEVAVGLALIVVIFRNRKSIDIDEMSNLKG; encoded by the coding sequence GTGATCCCGATCTCGTATTATTTTGCCCTGTCTGCGATCCTGTTCTCCCTAGGCGCCTTAGGGGTGCTTATTCGCCGCAACGCCATCATCATTTTCATGTCGGTGGAGTTGATGCTCAACGCCGCCAATCTGCTGTTCGTGGCGTTTGCGCGGGCGCATGGGGCGCTCTCGGGCCAGGTGTTCGTGTTCTTCGTCATCGCCGTGGCGGCGGCGGAGGTGGCGGTTGGCCTCGCTTTGATCGTGGTCATCTTCCGCAATCGCAAGAGCATTGATATTGACGAAATGAGCAATCTTAAGGGCTGA
- a CDS encoding NADH-quinone oxidoreductase subunit N: MDFFSSADLITALPLVFLTGWACILLLVAVFAGQRPGLLPALSAAGLLATAHLLVSQMGLEAEGFGGMFVTDGFSTFINLVLVLGGVLSVALSYDYLKRMKIAKPEYYVLMLFSISGMMLMASAADLIVVFLALELLSIPLYVLAAIARPDARSEEAGLKYFLLGAFASGFLVYGIALVYGATGTTLLSGVVAAATAGLEFPIYLALGAGLILVGLGFKVAAVPFHMWTPDVYDGSPTSVTAFMAVGAKAAGFAALLRIFVAAFPSISEQITPVLYAMCVATLIIGNLLAISQTNVKRMLAYSSISHAGFILMAVVAYGNDAARFDVVSSALFYLLGFTFASFGSWAVVMAVEKGLGRGLEFKDYAGLFRRSPGLAIAMLVFMLSFGGVPPTLGFAGKFYLFRAVLEGGFLWLAIVGVVASLISAYYYLRLIVVMFMQDGEPEVHREPVLMITAGLTAVATVLLFVLSEPLLNWASQALLRIF, encoded by the coding sequence ATGGACTTCTTTTCATCTGCTGACCTGATCACTGCACTACCCCTGGTCTTTTTGACCGGCTGGGCGTGTATTTTGCTGCTGGTGGCCGTGTTTGCCGGGCAGCGCCCGGGCCTGCTGCCAGCGCTCTCGGCGGCTGGCCTGTTGGCCACGGCCCACCTGCTGGTCAGCCAGATGGGGCTGGAAGCGGAAGGCTTTGGCGGCATGTTTGTCACCGATGGCTTCTCCACCTTTATCAATTTGGTGCTGGTGCTGGGTGGTGTATTGAGTGTTGCGCTGTCTTACGATTACTTAAAGCGCATGAAAATTGCCAAGCCTGAGTACTATGTGCTCATGCTGTTTTCCATCAGCGGCATGATGCTGATGGCTTCGGCTGCGGACCTGATCGTGGTCTTCCTGGCGCTTGAGCTGCTCTCAATTCCATTGTATGTGCTGGCGGCAATCGCCCGCCCCGACGCGCGCTCAGAAGAAGCTGGCCTCAAATACTTTCTGCTGGGTGCATTTGCCAGCGGCTTTCTGGTGTATGGAATTGCGCTGGTGTATGGCGCAACGGGCACCACGCTGCTCAGTGGCGTGGTCGCTGCGGCGACTGCCGGCCTCGAGTTTCCGATCTACCTGGCGCTGGGCGCTGGCTTGATCCTGGTAGGTCTGGGCTTCAAAGTGGCGGCGGTACCCTTCCACATGTGGACGCCGGACGTGTACGACGGTTCGCCCACCTCGGTGACCGCGTTCATGGCGGTGGGAGCCAAGGCGGCTGGCTTTGCTGCCTTGCTGCGCATCTTTGTGGCGGCATTCCCCTCGATCAGCGAGCAGATCACGCCGGTACTCTATGCCATGTGCGTGGCCACCCTGATCATTGGTAACTTGCTGGCGATTTCGCAAACGAATGTGAAACGCATGCTGGCCTACTCCAGCATCTCACATGCAGGGTTCATCCTGATGGCTGTGGTGGCCTATGGCAATGATGCGGCCCGCTTTGATGTTGTATCTTCTGCGCTGTTCTATCTGCTTGGCTTTACATTTGCCAGTTTTGGCTCCTGGGCAGTTGTGATGGCGGTGGAGAAAGGCCTGGGGCGAGGGCTGGAATTCAAGGATTATGCCGGCCTGTTCCGCCGCAGCCCAGGCTTGGCGATCGCCATGCTGGTGTTCATGCTGTCGTTTGGGGGCGTGCCGCCCACGCTGGGCTTCGCGGGCAAGTTCTACCTGTTCCGTGCCGTTCTGGAAGGCGGCTTCCTGTGGCTCGCGATCGTGGGTGTGGTTGCCTCACTGATCTCAGCGTACTACTACCTGCGCTTGATCGTAGTCATGTTCATGCAGGATGGTGAGCCTGAGGTGCACCGCGAGCCGGTGCTGATGATCACTGCAGGTCTTACGGCTGTGGCGACGGTGCTGTTGTTCGTCCTGTCTGAACCGCTGCTCAACTGGGCTTCTCAGGCCCTGCTACGCATCTTCTAA
- a CDS encoding NADH-quinone oxidoreductase subunit L — MDAFALVPWIVFFPLIGLVINLAVGRRLGERFSAIIGTLAVFSAFVVAVLQFLSLQAHPHGQIVHLADWINIGGLQIPWAFNVDTLSVTMMLVVSGVGTLIHFYAAGYMHYDVRYKEDPGSFTRFFIYLNLFIAAMMILVSGNSYLMLFVGWEGVGLCSFLLIGFWYSRNPDGTKGLLNSQAAKKAFVANRVGDFGFLLAMFLTFWAFGSLSFDQVLPNAATVDPGIIIAITLCMLIGVTGKSAQLPLYVWLPDAMAGPTPVSALIHAATMVTAGVYLVVRSAPLFGAVPEAGNVVAIVGAVTALFAATIAVAQNDIKKVLAYSTISQLGFMVAAVGIGAYVAGMFHLVTHAFFKALLFLSSGSVILALERAHHPLDGHHGEHHDDHHDEHHDDHHAPFDPQDMRNMGGLRKQIPTTYRVYLIGALALAGLPPLAGFFSKDEILTDALHANMLVWGLLTAAAFLTAFYMGRQIWLVFFGEARTKAAKEAVESPATMLIPLGILAALSVFGGLINVPVLHPFTDWLEHTLGHDFAHATVFNFGVAIFSTVLALIAIYVSWRLYGRKPLEAGEVDPLKQRLGFVFKGMENKWWVDELYDAAIIQPYRRLAAFLADVVDWRFWHDWVHDTLIGRGFSALARFLAEPVDMGVIDGISRGLAALARGLSRGLSLLQSGYVRNYALMVFFGVVLMIGYLVFSS; from the coding sequence ATGGACGCCTTCGCACTGGTTCCCTGGATCGTTTTCTTTCCGCTCATCGGCCTGGTGATCAACCTTGCGGTTGGGCGGCGGCTGGGTGAGCGTTTCAGCGCCATCATTGGCACGCTGGCGGTGTTCTCCGCGTTTGTCGTGGCGGTGCTCCAGTTCCTTAGCCTGCAGGCGCATCCGCATGGGCAGATCGTGCACCTGGCCGACTGGATCAATATTGGCGGCCTGCAGATCCCGTGGGCATTCAATGTGGATACGCTTTCGGTCACCATGATGCTGGTGGTCTCGGGCGTGGGTACGCTCATTCATTTCTATGCAGCCGGCTACATGCACTATGACGTGCGCTACAAAGAAGACCCCGGAAGTTTCACGCGCTTCTTTATTTATTTGAACTTGTTCATTGCCGCCATGATGATCCTAGTGAGCGGCAATAGCTATCTGATGCTCTTTGTAGGTTGGGAAGGCGTGGGCCTGTGCTCCTTCCTGCTGATCGGCTTCTGGTACTCGCGCAACCCGGATGGCACGAAGGGTCTGCTCAATTCGCAAGCGGCCAAAAAAGCGTTCGTGGCCAACCGCGTGGGCGACTTTGGCTTTTTGCTGGCCATGTTCCTCACCTTCTGGGCGTTCGGCTCGCTAAGCTTTGACCAGGTGCTGCCGAATGCGGCCACCGTGGATCCTGGCATCATCATCGCTATCACACTGTGCATGCTGATCGGTGTGACGGGCAAATCAGCCCAGCTGCCGCTGTACGTGTGGCTGCCGGATGCCATGGCTGGCCCCACGCCGGTGTCGGCGCTCATCCACGCCGCCACGATGGTGACCGCCGGCGTGTATCTGGTGGTGCGTTCTGCGCCGCTGTTCGGCGCGGTGCCGGAGGCCGGCAACGTGGTCGCTATTGTGGGCGCGGTGACGGCGCTGTTCGCGGCGACGATCGCAGTGGCACAGAATGACATCAAGAAAGTGCTGGCGTACTCCACCATCAGCCAATTGGGTTTCATGGTGGCCGCGGTGGGGATTGGCGCGTATGTTGCCGGCATGTTCCACCTGGTGACGCACGCGTTCTTCAAGGCGCTACTGTTCCTGAGCTCCGGCTCGGTGATCCTGGCGCTGGAGCGCGCCCACCATCCGTTGGACGGGCACCATGGCGAACATCACGACGACCACCATGATGAGCATCACGATGACCATCATGCACCCTTTGACCCGCAGGACATGCGCAACATGGGCGGCCTGCGCAAGCAGATCCCGACCACATACCGCGTTTATTTGATCGGCGCGCTGGCCCTGGCGGGCCTGCCGCCGCTGGCAGGTTTCTTCTCCAAGGATGAGATCCTGACAGATGCACTGCATGCCAACATGTTGGTGTGGGGGTTGCTGACGGCGGCTGCCTTCCTGACGGCTTTCTACATGGGCCGCCAGATCTGGCTGGTGTTCTTTGGCGAAGCGCGCACCAAGGCTGCCAAGGAAGCGGTGGAAAGCCCCGCCACCATGTTGATCCCGCTGGGCATTTTGGCGGCGCTGTCTGTGTTCGGCGGTCTGATCAATGTGCCGGTGCTGCACCCTTTCACCGACTGGCTGGAGCACACCCTGGGGCATGATTTCGCACACGCCACAGTGTTCAATTTTGGCGTGGCGATCTTCTCTACTGTGTTGGCGTTGATCGCTATCTATGTTTCGTGGCGTTTATATGGCCGCAAGCCGCTGGAGGCGGGCGAAGTGGACCCGCTCAAGCAGCGTCTTGGCTTCGTGTTCAAGGGCATGGAGAACAAGTGGTGGGTGGATGAGCTGTACGATGCCGCCATCATCCAGCCGTACCGCCGCCTGGCCGCCTTCCTGGCGGATGTGGTGGATTGGCGTTTCTGGCACGACTGGGTGCACGACACCCTCATCGGCCGCGGCTTTAGCGCCTTGGCGCGCTTCCTTGCTGAGCCGGTGGACATGGGCGTGATCGACGGCATCTCACGCGGTCTGGCGGCGCTGGCCCGCGGCCTGAGCCGCGGCTTAAGCCTGCTGCAAAGTGGATATGTGCGCAACTACGCCCTGATGGTGTTCTTTGGCGTAGTGCTGATGATCGGATACCTGGTCTTTTCAAGCTGA
- the lipA gene encoding lipoyl synthase has protein sequence MATPTRNRIPLEDIQLAPKPSRRPDWIRVRAPMGESYENIKRLMRSKALHTVCEEAMCPNIGECWGDGTATFLMLGDVCTRSCGFCDIKRGMPNEMDWAEPLRVAQAVKDMGLSHAVITSVNRDERADGGAPILAMVVKRIRQIHPGCSIELLIPDFKGSAEALKIVMDARPEILNHNVETVPRLFKKVQPQDNYEWAAATLSNAKRMDPEVLTKSGIMLGLGETNEEVKAVMRDQRDWGVDILTLGQYLQPSKQHLPIDRYVTPEEFADFKEYGLGIGFKWVESGPLVRSSYHAADQVRALSAVHRKLYGQAAK, from the coding sequence ATGGCCACCCCAACCCGCAATCGCATCCCACTGGAAGACATCCAGTTGGCCCCCAAACCCAGCCGCCGCCCGGATTGGATCCGCGTCCGCGCACCCATGGGCGAAAGCTACGAGAACATCAAGCGCCTCATGCGCAGCAAAGCCCTGCACACGGTGTGCGAAGAGGCCATGTGTCCCAATATCGGCGAATGCTGGGGAGACGGTACCGCCACTTTCCTGATGTTGGGCGATGTGTGCACGCGTTCTTGCGGCTTCTGTGATATCAAGCGCGGCATGCCCAACGAGATGGACTGGGCCGAGCCGCTGCGCGTGGCGCAAGCCGTCAAGGATATGGGGCTCAGCCACGCCGTGATCACCAGCGTGAACCGCGACGAGCGCGCCGACGGCGGCGCGCCGATCCTGGCTATGGTGGTGAAGCGCATCCGCCAGATCCACCCCGGCTGTTCAATTGAGCTTTTGATCCCTGATTTCAAGGGCAGCGCTGAAGCGCTGAAGATCGTGATGGATGCCCGCCCTGAGATCCTCAACCACAACGTGGAAACGGTTCCCCGTCTATTCAAGAAGGTGCAGCCGCAGGACAACTACGAGTGGGCCGCTGCTACGCTAAGCAACGCCAAGCGCATGGACCCTGAAGTACTTACTAAAAGCGGCATCATGCTGGGCCTGGGCGAGACCAACGAGGAAGTCAAGGCTGTCATGCGAGACCAGCGTGATTGGGGCGTGGACATCCTCACCCTCGGTCAATACCTGCAACCCAGCAAGCAGCATCTGCCGATTGACCGCTACGTGACGCCCGAGGAATTCGCCGACTTCAAGGAGTACGGGCTCGGCATTGGCTTCAAGTGGGTTGAAAGCGGGCCCCTGGTTCGCAGCAGTTACCATGCCGCCGACCAGGTTCGTGCGCTAAGCGCCGTGCATCGCAAACTGTACGGCCAAGCAGCGAAATAG
- the nuoI gene encoding NADH-quinone oxidoreductase subunit NuoI, whose product MFEIARGMLLTARQIFKPRQTYQYPEQKRPVRTRFKGRHELRRYENGLERCIGCSLCAAACPADAIFVEASENTDEKRFSPGERYASTYEINMLRCIFCGYCEDACPTQAIVLGDNYELTFTDRSQSIYTREKLLVPVPPGGQPTPQQVEPGTFDRSIPVMKNPE is encoded by the coding sequence ATGTTCGAAATTGCCCGAGGTATGTTGCTGACTGCACGGCAGATATTTAAGCCGCGCCAGACTTACCAGTACCCTGAGCAGAAACGCCCGGTGCGCACACGCTTTAAGGGCCGCCATGAACTGCGCCGTTACGAGAACGGCCTGGAGCGCTGCATTGGCTGCTCGCTGTGCGCGGCCGCCTGCCCGGCGGATGCCATATTTGTCGAAGCATCCGAGAATACGGACGAAAAGCGTTTCTCGCCCGGTGAGCGTTATGCCAGCACCTACGAGATCAACATGCTGCGCTGCATTTTCTGCGGTTATTGTGAAGACGCCTGCCCGACCCAGGCAATTGTGCTGGGCGATAACTATGAGCTGACTTTCACCGATCGCTCGCAGTCCATTTACACACGCGAGAAGCTGCTGGTGCCGGTACCGCCCGGCGGCCAGCCGACCCCGCAACAGGTGGAGCCCGGTACCTTTGACCGCTCCATCCCGGTGATGAAGAACCCGGAATAG